A genomic region of Acidobacteriota bacterium contains the following coding sequences:
- a CDS encoding dienelactone hydrolase family protein, producing MTTINAFDGGQFDAYLALPPSGRGPGIVLLQEIFGVNQEMRRIADWYAARGYVVLCPDLFWRQEPGIQLTDQTDAEWKRAFELYQGLDEAKAVDDAGAALAFLRGHPACTGKVGAVGFCLGGKLAYLIATRYQTDGSVGYYGVGIENALDEITNLSGHLLLHIAEKDQYCPPEAQAKIQAALAGNAQVTIHAYAGQDHAFARVGGAHYNAAAAELANQRSLAFFAEHLNG from the coding sequence ATGACAACGATCAACGCCTTTGATGGCGGCCAATTCGACGCCTATCTGGCCTTGCCGCCCAGCGGACGCGGCCCCGGCATTGTGCTCTTGCAGGAAATTTTCGGCGTCAATCAGGAGATGCGTCGCATCGCCGACTGGTACGCCGCGCGCGGTTATGTCGTGCTTTGCCCCGATTTGTTTTGGCGGCAAGAGCCGGGCATTCAACTGACCGATCAAACCGACGCCGAATGGAAACGCGCGTTTGAACTTTATCAAGGACTGGACGAAGCCAAGGCCGTAGACGATGCGGGCGCGGCGCTGGCCTTCTTGCGCGGGCATCCGGCCTGCACTGGCAAGGTCGGCGCAGTCGGTTTTTGTTTGGGCGGCAAACTGGCTTATCTGATCGCCACGCGCTACCAGACGGATGGCAGCGTCGGTTATTACGGCGTCGGCATCGAGAACGCGCTGGATGAAATTACCAACCTGAGCGGCCATTTGCTGCTGCACATCGCTGAGAAAGATCAGTACTGCCCGCCCGAAGCGCAGGCCAAAATTCAGGCGGCGCTGGCTGGGAATGCGCAGGTCACGATTCACGCTTACGCCGGACAGGATCACGCCTTCGCCCGCGTGGGCGGCGCGCATTACAACGCGGCAGCGGCGGAGCTGGCGAATCAACGTTCGCTGGCGTTTTTCGCGGAGCACCTCAATGGATAA
- a CDS encoding ester cyclase, whose protein sequence is MDNLAALWEEHVKYEFETRDTEDTLKTMVADAYVNHVPVLTGGVGHDQLRTFYSQRFIPQMPPDTAMTPVSRTVGVERVVDEMVFEFTHTIKMDWMLPGVAPTGKHVKVPLVVIIHFRDGKLAHEHIYWDQASVLVQLGLLDAATLPVAGVESAEKVLNPNLPSNALMERTND, encoded by the coding sequence ATGGATAACTTGGCCGCGCTGTGGGAAGAGCACGTCAAATACGAATTCGAGACGCGCGATACCGAAGACACGCTCAAGACGATGGTGGCCGATGCTTACGTCAACCACGTGCCGGTGCTGACGGGCGGCGTTGGGCACGATCAGTTGCGGACGTTTTATTCGCAACGCTTCATCCCGCAAATGCCGCCTGACACGGCGATGACGCCGGTCTCGCGCACGGTCGGCGTTGAGCGCGTAGTGGACGAGATGGTTTTCGAGTTCACCCATACGATCAAGATGGACTGGATGCTGCCGGGCGTCGCGCCCACGGGCAAGCATGTCAAAGTGCCGCTGGTCGTCATCATCCACTTCCGTGACGGTAAGCTGGCGCACGAACACATTTACTGGGATCAAGCCTCGGTGCTCGTGCAACTGGGCTTGCTTGACGCCGCGACGCTGCCGGTCGCGGGCGTCGAGAGCGCCGAAAAAGTGTTGAATCCAAACCTGCCGTCGAACGCATTGATGGAGCGCACGAATGACTGA
- a CDS encoding aminotransferase class V-fold PLP-dependent enzyme, giving the protein MPEQPINRRREEFSTLASGIHLLSHSLGPMPRRAREAMQSYCDLWEQHTSEDAWAARWWELSEEVGNRLARILGGAPGSVQVQPNASVAMSAVASCFDFNATPRNKVVTTALDFPSMGYIWEAQQRLGARVHVVPSDDGIGVPLERILAAIDETTCLVALSHVSYRSSSRVDARALVERAHAQGALVLLDVYQSAGAVELAAADWEVDFMIGGTIKWLCGGPACGYLYVRPALQNELQPRLTGWIAHAEPFAFAHAGMHYASGARRFAQGTPGIPGLHSCLAGLQLIEEVGVPLIAAESRRRTARMVEFMQAKGWPLHSPANVNERGGTVMLGVADGPQMVARLAEHKVFVDCRPGVGLRMSPHFFNTDEEVEAALAVLAEVLGD; this is encoded by the coding sequence ATGCCCGAACAACCGATCAACCGCCGCCGCGAAGAGTTTTCGACGCTCGCGTCTGGCATCCATTTGTTGAGCCACAGCCTCGGCCCAATGCCGCGCAGGGCGCGTGAAGCCATGCAAAGCTACTGCGATTTGTGGGAGCAACACACCAGCGAGGACGCCTGGGCGGCGCGTTGGTGGGAACTGTCCGAAGAGGTCGGCAACCGGCTGGCGCGCATCCTGGGCGGCGCGCCCGGTTCGGTGCAGGTGCAACCGAACGCTTCGGTGGCAATGTCGGCGGTCGCTTCGTGTTTCGATTTCAATGCGACACCGCGCAATAAAGTCGTTACGACGGCGCTCGATTTTCCTTCGATGGGTTACATCTGGGAGGCGCAACAACGGCTGGGCGCGCGTGTGCATGTTGTTCCGTCGGATGACGGCATCGGCGTGCCGCTCGAGCGCATTCTCGCAGCGATTGACGAAACGACGTGTCTGGTGGCGCTCTCGCACGTCTCGTATCGCAGTTCGTCTCGTGTGGACGCCCGCGCCCTGGTCGAACGCGCGCACGCGCAAGGCGCGCTGGTCTTGCTGGATGTCTATCAATCGGCGGGCGCGGTGGAACTGGCGGCGGCGGATTGGGAGGTGGATTTCATGATTGGCGGCACGATCAAATGGCTCTGCGGCGGCCCGGCCTGCGGTTATTTGTACGTGCGGCCTGCTTTGCAAAACGAATTGCAGCCGCGCCTGACCGGTTGGATCGCGCACGCTGAACCCTTCGCCTTCGCGCACGCGGGCATGCATTACGCATCTGGCGCGCGCCGCTTCGCGCAAGGCACGCCGGGCATTCCCGGCTTGCATTCGTGTCTGGCCGGGTTGCAGTTGATCGAAGAGGTTGGTGTGCCGTTGATCGCGGCGGAGTCGCGGCGGCGCACGGCGCGGATGGTCGAATTCATGCAGGCGAAAGGCTGGCCGTTGCACAGCCCGGCGAATGTAAATGAGCGCGGCGGCACGGTGATGTTGGGCGTTGCGGACGGGCCGCAGATGGTGGCGCGCTTGGCCGAGCACAAGGTTTTTGTGGATTGCCGTCCGGGCGTTGGGTTGCGCATGTCGCCGCACTTTTTTAATACCGATGAAGAGGTCGAGGCGGCCCTGGCCGTTCTGGCCGAGGTGCTGGGTGATTGA
- a CDS encoding PLP-dependent transferase — protein MSTRRNFIQAMSSLPLIGGLFSAHTLTAVAKAPARDYLKELGVRPFINAAGTYTALTASLMHPETMEAINYASKHFVALNDLHDAVGKRIATLVHSEAAMVTSGAASALTLATAAVLTGKSPERARQLPDLTGMKSEVLIQKTHRVGYDHAIRNCGIRLIEVETAAELDSAINDKTALLFFLNDADPKGQIKAAQFVEIAKRHNVPTLIDCAADVPPTENLWKFTKLGFDLVAFSGGKGMRGPQSSGLLLGRKDLIEAARVNAPPNGDTIGRGMKVNKEEMIGMLAALEVYLKRDADAEWKEWERRAKLIIDTAAKANPAIKGETYVPPVANHVPTVRLKWEKAAFNLIADDVRKQMRAGTPAIEITPGSSSASATTQEFSIGVWQLQPGEAEIVAKRLREVFGSVKG, from the coding sequence ATGTCCACTCGTCGCAATTTCATCCAAGCAATGTCGAGCCTTCCGTTGATCGGCGGCCTGTTTTCGGCGCACACGCTAACCGCCGTCGCCAAAGCGCCCGCGCGCGATTATTTGAAAGAACTCGGCGTGCGCCCCTTCATCAATGCCGCCGGTACATACACTGCGCTGACGGCTTCGCTGATGCATCCCGAAACGATGGAGGCGATCAATTACGCGTCGAAACATTTTGTCGCGTTGAATGATTTGCACGACGCCGTGGGCAAACGCATCGCCACGCTCGTGCACAGCGAAGCGGCGATGGTGACGTCGGGCGCGGCCTCGGCGTTGACGTTGGCGACGGCAGCCGTTTTGACGGGTAAGTCGCCGGAACGCGCCCGCCAATTGCCCGACCTGACCGGCATGAAAAGCGAAGTGCTGATTCAGAAAACGCATCGCGTAGGCTATGACCACGCGATTCGCAACTGCGGCATCCGGCTGATCGAAGTCGAAACTGCTGCCGAATTGGATAGCGCCATCAACGACAAAACGGCGCTGCTGTTTTTCCTCAACGATGCCGATCCGAAAGGCCAGATCAAGGCCGCCCAATTCGTCGAAATCGCCAAGCGCCACAACGTGCCGACGCTGATTGATTGCGCCGCCGATGTGCCGCCGACCGAAAACTTGTGGAAGTTCACCAAGCTGGGCTTTGACCTAGTGGCCTTTTCCGGCGGCAAAGGTATGCGCGGCCCGCAAAGTTCCGGCCTGCTGCTCGGACGCAAAGACCTGATCGAAGCCGCGCGCGTGAACGCGCCGCCCAACGGCGACACCATCGGGCGCGGAATGAAGGTCAACAAGGAAGAAATGATCGGGATGCTGGCCGCGCTCGAGGTGTATCTAAAACGCGACGCCGACGCCGAATGGAAAGAGTGGGAGCGCCGCGCCAAGCTCATCATTGACACGGCGGCGAAAGCGAACCCGGCGATCAAGGGCGAAACCTATGTCCCGCCCGTCGCCAATCATGTGCCGACCGTGCGCCTCAAATGGGAAAAGGCCGCGTTCAACTTGATCGCCGATGACGTGCGCAAACAGATGCGCGCAGGCACACCGGCGATTGAGATCACACCGGGTTCATCATCGGCATCAGCCACGACGCAAGAGTTCTCCATCGGCGTCTGGCAATTGCAACCGGGCGAAGCTGAAATCGTCGCCAAACGTTTGCGCGAGGTTTTCGGCAGCGTTAAGGGATAG
- a CDS encoding amino acid permease: MTDAPLAAPLTGRLRRDLGTLESYAALLGILIGAGIFTVTSHAWTLTGPSVILGYVVLFPMVLATSVPYAAFLSTPLGREPGGEYTHLSRTLGNFRLAFVGAWLKIISYLGALAFLANSLADYLIAAAGGRLNATHRLPLALLSLVFFFVVHSVGVRWFGRLQVTMCALLGCSLVVLIVPGLFAIRPANYQPFITHGLSGFLASLAPLFFSYAGFESLAQTAGEVKDSTQRLPLVFLKGLSLTALIFILMSAVAFGVLPGARLGASHAPMAEVAAVYLPVGPAWFVGFGAIMALTTSLNSTMLVPSRLMFILARDGLAPGWLGAINARTGTPVRGLALSLATSALLLISGQLALALNVAVFALIILYFLHSLTFVLLPRRNPALYREITVAIKPAWQFAAAWVSLLTMGGLIAVQVVQDIQTLTKLSLRQRLAEHALTSLELVLLWGLVGLVLYALRSRRVKA, translated from the coding sequence ATGACTGATGCGCCGCTGGCTGCCCCATTGACGGGAAGACTCAGGCGCGATCTGGGCACGTTGGAATCCTATGCGGCGCTGCTTGGCATCCTGATTGGCGCGGGCATTTTCACCGTGACCAGTCATGCCTGGACGCTGACCGGGCCGAGCGTGATTCTCGGTTATGTCGTGCTCTTCCCGATGGTGCTGGCGACTTCGGTGCCGTATGCAGCTTTTCTTTCGACGCCGCTCGGACGCGAGCCGGGCGGCGAATACACGCACCTGTCGCGCACGCTCGGCAACTTCCGGCTGGCCTTTGTCGGCGCGTGGCTGAAGATCATTTCCTACCTCGGCGCGCTGGCCTTCCTGGCAAATTCATTGGCGGATTATCTGATCGCGGCAGCGGGCGGACGCTTGAATGCAACGCACCGCTTGCCGTTGGCGCTGCTGAGTCTGGTGTTCTTTTTCGTAGTGCACAGCGTCGGCGTGCGCTGGTTCGGACGCTTGCAGGTGACGATGTGCGCGCTGCTGGGCTGTTCGCTGGTGGTGCTGATTGTGCCGGGCCTGTTCGCCATTCGCCCGGCGAACTATCAGCCGTTTATCACGCACGGGTTGAGCGGCTTTCTGGCGAGTCTTGCGCCGCTGTTTTTTTCCTACGCGGGGTTTGAATCATTGGCGCAAACGGCGGGCGAGGTCAAAGACAGCACGCAGAGATTGCCGCTGGTGTTTTTGAAAGGCTTGAGCCTGACGGCGCTGATTTTCATCCTGATGTCGGCGGTCGCGTTTGGCGTCTTGCCGGGCGCGCGCCTGGGCGCGAGCCACGCGCCGATGGCCGAAGTCGCGGCGGTTTATCTGCCCGTCGGCCCGGCCTGGTTCGTCGGCTTTGGCGCGATTATGGCGCTGACGACGTCGCTCAATTCGACGATGCTGGTGCCGTCGCGCTTGATGTTCATTTTGGCGCGCGATGGTTTGGCTCCTGGTTGGTTGGGGGCGATCAATGCGCGCACGGGCACGCCGGTGCGCGGGTTGGCGCTGTCGCTGGCGACGTCGGCGTTGTTGCTGATCAGCGGACAACTGGCGCTGGCGCTGAATGTGGCGGTCTTTGCGTTAATCATTTTGTACTTCCTGCACAGCCTGACGTTTGTGTTGCTGCCGCGTCGCAATCCCGCGCTCTATCGAGAGATTACCGTGGCGATCAAACCCGCGTGGCAATTTGCGGCGGCGTGGGTGTCGTTGCTCACGATGGGCGGGTTGATTGCAGTGCAGGTCGTGCAGGACATTCAAACGCTAACGAAGCTGAGCTTGCGCCAACGCTTGGCCGAACACGCGCTGACCAGTTTGGAGTTGGTGTTGCTGTGGGGCTTGGTGGGGCTGGTGTTGTATGCGTTGAGGAGTCGGCGAGTGAAAGCGTAG